A window of Bradyrhizobium sp. AZCC 1719 genomic DNA:
TCCACCCCGCCATGGCCGGCGGCATCAAAAGCCTTGTAGATCTCCTGCGCGTGCTTGCCGAGCGGCGTCGCCGCGCCCGCAGCCTTGGCCGCATCCTGCGCCAGTGTCAGGTCCTTCACCATCAGGGCCGACGCGAATCCCGGCTTATAATCGTTGTTGGCGGGCGAAGTCGGCACCGGGCCGGGCACCGGGCAATAGGACGTCAGCGCCCAGCATTGCCCCGATGAGGTCGAGGCGACATCGAACAGCGCCTGATGCGACAGGCCCAGCTTTTCGGCGAGCGCAAAGGCCTCGCCGACCCCGATCATCGAAATCCCTAAGATCATGTTGTTGCAGATCTTGGCCGCCTGCCCCGCACCAGCGCCGCCGCAATGGACGATCTTCTTGCCCATGTTCTCCAGCACGGGCCTTGCCGCCGCAAACGCCTTTTCCTCGCCGCCACACATGAAAGTCAGCGTCGCGCCCTTGGCGCCGCCGGTTCCGCCGGAGACCGGCGCATCGACCGAGAGCATGCCGTGCTTTCCGGCCAGCGCGTGCGCCTGCTTGGCGCTTTCGACGTCGATGGTCGAGCAATCGATGATCAGCGTGCCCTTGGCCATGACAGGGACCACTTCGTTCCAGACCGAGAGCACATGCTTGCCTGCCGGCAGCATG
This region includes:
- the mmsB gene encoding 3-hydroxyisobutyrate dehydrogenase, coding for MANIAFIGLGNMGGPMAANLVKAGHKVTAFDLVEASRDQAKADGASIAESSAAAVKGADVVITMLPAGKHVLSVWNEVVPVMAKGTLIIDCSTIDVESAKQAHALAGKHGMLSVDAPVSGGTGGAKGATLTFMCGGEEKAFAAARPVLENMGKKIVHCGGAGAGQAAKICNNMILGISMIGVGEAFALAEKLGLSHQALFDVASTSSGQCWALTSYCPVPGPVPTSPANNDYKPGFASALMVKDLTLAQDAAKAAGAATPLGKHAQEIYKAFDAAGHGGVDFSGIIQHVRSLAAK